From the genome of Rhizobium sp. NXC24, one region includes:
- a CDS encoding carbohydrate ABC transporter permease: MYPRPIPETAIWQRRFYVLAVLLVLLLWLCPLFAIILTSFRSTTDVMSGNLWGWPTELGLIDNYTAVFTQTPMAQYFLNSLTITIPSVIGVLVLSTLAGFVLSRYRFPGNMLIFALFVGGNFLPHQIMMIPVRDLMVRLNLIDTTSALIIFHVAFQTGFATLFMRNFIAALPDELFQAARAEGATPIQTLIHVAVPLVRPALAALAILIFTFIWNDYFWAVVLTVSDSVKPVTAGLANLRGEWVSAWNLISAGTIVVAVPPVVMFFLMQRHFIAGLTMGAVKG, from the coding sequence ATGTATCCTCGCCCTATTCCGGAAACAGCCATCTGGCAGCGACGGTTTTATGTGCTGGCGGTGCTGCTTGTTCTCCTGCTTTGGCTCTGCCCTCTGTTTGCGATCATCCTGACGTCGTTCCGTTCGACGACCGATGTCATGAGTGGCAATCTGTGGGGGTGGCCGACCGAGCTTGGTCTGATCGATAATTATACCGCGGTCTTCACCCAGACCCCGATGGCCCAGTATTTCCTGAACAGCCTAACGATTACCATTCCTTCGGTAATCGGCGTCCTGGTTCTGAGCACGCTCGCGGGCTTTGTTCTCTCCCGCTACCGCTTTCCGGGCAATATGCTGATCTTTGCGCTCTTCGTCGGCGGCAATTTCCTGCCGCACCAGATCATGATGATCCCCGTGCGCGATCTTATGGTGCGGCTGAATCTCATCGATACGACGTCGGCGCTGATCATCTTCCACGTTGCCTTCCAGACAGGATTTGCGACGCTTTTCATGCGGAATTTCATCGCGGCCTTGCCCGATGAACTCTTTCAGGCTGCCCGCGCGGAAGGCGCGACACCTATCCAGACGCTGATACATGTTGCGGTGCCGCTGGTCCGGCCGGCTCTCGCGGCGTTGGCCATTCTGATCTTTACGTTCATCTGGAACGACTACTTCTGGGCGGTGGTGCTGACGGTCAGCGACTCCGTGAAGCCCGTGACTGCCGGTCTGGCCAATCTGCGCGGGGAATGGGTTTCGGCATGGAACCTCATCTCGGCAGGCACGATCGTCGTCGCGGTGCCGCCTGTCGTCATGTTCTTCCTCATGCAGCGCCATTTCATCGCCGGTCTGACCATGGGGGCCGTCAAAGGATGA
- a CDS encoding ROK family protein, giving the protein MKLKGDQSTARALNRRLILNLLRREGPRSRADIATVTGLSPAAVTFVVGDLCEEGIVVEGQAVTGLTGRRPIPVQINYEHGLVVGFKLMVDSVECVATDLATNPVAAMRIPLAGHQPDYVADLLASTVPEMVKLAGRPHAKLAGIGISMPGVINDEQTACVRSHRFNWDNVPLASLVANRANVPVWLEDDTNAYAIAQQLFGLGRQHRNMAVLAVGVGISCALVIEGKLYRGANGAAGKFGHTLYEENGRICECGKRGCLMAYHSEASILRRWREATGHGEDRGLPELRSALAAGDPTAVALVEHSGKSIGTALANLVNVTDPEVIVAGGEAVSLGEHFLGPLREALAARTFRTAPPLLPDWEDNSWARGAAALVTQRMFDFESSSGFTDISRTYTGSTQKSAR; this is encoded by the coding sequence TTGAAGCTAAAAGGCGACCAGAGCACTGCAAGGGCGCTAAATCGACGCCTGATCCTCAATCTCCTGCGGAGAGAGGGACCGAGAAGCCGCGCCGATATCGCGACAGTCACAGGGCTAAGCCCTGCGGCTGTGACGTTCGTTGTCGGCGACTTGTGCGAGGAAGGCATCGTTGTCGAAGGCCAAGCCGTAACCGGCCTCACCGGCAGGCGCCCGATCCCGGTACAGATCAACTATGAGCACGGGCTCGTGGTCGGGTTCAAGTTGATGGTGGATTCCGTCGAATGCGTCGCAACAGACCTTGCGACCAATCCCGTGGCGGCCATGCGGATCCCCCTTGCCGGTCACCAGCCGGACTACGTTGCCGACCTGCTGGCCAGCACTGTTCCCGAAATGGTCAAGCTCGCCGGACGACCGCATGCCAAGCTGGCAGGGATCGGCATCTCCATGCCCGGCGTTATCAATGATGAACAGACCGCATGCGTCCGCAGTCATCGCTTCAATTGGGACAATGTTCCCCTCGCCTCGCTTGTGGCGAATCGCGCCAACGTGCCGGTCTGGCTGGAAGACGACACCAACGCCTATGCCATCGCCCAGCAACTTTTTGGCTTGGGGAGGCAGCATCGCAACATGGCCGTTCTCGCTGTCGGCGTCGGCATAAGCTGCGCGCTCGTCATCGAGGGAAAGCTCTATCGCGGCGCAAATGGTGCGGCCGGCAAGTTCGGGCATACGCTTTATGAAGAAAATGGCCGGATATGCGAATGCGGCAAACGCGGCTGTCTGATGGCATATCATTCCGAAGCGTCGATCTTGCGACGTTGGCGCGAGGCAACCGGACATGGCGAGGATCGAGGCCTTCCTGAACTGCGCAGCGCTTTGGCTGCCGGCGATCCGACGGCAGTCGCGCTTGTCGAACATTCCGGCAAAAGCATAGGAACGGCGCTCGCCAATCTCGTCAATGTCACGGACCCGGAAGTCATCGTTGCCGGCGGCGAAGCCGTCTCGCTTGGCGAACATTTTCTCGGACCACTTCGGGAAGCCCTTGCCGCCAGGACCTTCAGAACGGCGCCTCCCCTGCTTCCGGACTGGGAAGATAATTCTTGGGCCCGCGGCGCGGCCGCTCTGGTAACCCAAAGAATGTTTGATTTTGAATCATCGAGCGGCTTTACCGACATTAGCCGGACATATACCGGCAGCACGCAGAAATCCGCCAGGTAG
- the ugpC gene encoding sn-glycerol-3-phosphate ABC transporter ATP-binding protein UgpC: MTSLELRQINKNYGAYHALRGIDLAVEQGEFIVMVGPSGCGKSTLLKTIAGLEGISSGQILINGRDVSKEEPGDRGIAMVFQSYALYPHMTVAENMGFGLRMAKRPKAEIDAAVARAAKILRITDQLEKRPKQLSGGQRQRVAIGRAITRSPDVFLFDEPLSNLDAALRTQMRVELSSLHTELGATMVYVTHDQVEAMTMASRIVVLNQGVIEQVGSPLELYRNPENLFVAGFLGAPRMNFLAVTVDEVSGREVRVSAPGIVPLTVELSDGVALQKGADLTLGVRPENISIVTDVAHGGAIEGQVQLVEHLGRETILYVDAGSLRTIASESGTGNITVQLSYVAPFTSGQAVALKLDARELYLFSSIGGRTISARKTIIDK, translated from the coding sequence ATGACCAGCCTCGAACTGCGACAGATCAATAAGAACTATGGTGCATACCATGCATTGCGCGGGATCGACCTTGCCGTGGAGCAGGGCGAGTTCATCGTCATGGTCGGACCTTCCGGCTGCGGCAAGTCGACCCTGCTTAAGACCATTGCCGGTCTGGAAGGGATTTCGTCCGGCCAGATCCTGATCAATGGCCGCGACGTCAGCAAGGAAGAGCCGGGGGATCGTGGCATCGCCATGGTTTTCCAGTCCTATGCCCTTTACCCGCATATGACCGTGGCGGAGAACATGGGCTTTGGCCTGCGCATGGCCAAGCGGCCCAAGGCAGAAATCGATGCCGCCGTCGCACGCGCCGCCAAGATCCTGCGCATCACCGATCAGCTTGAGAAGCGGCCCAAGCAATTATCCGGCGGCCAGCGGCAGCGCGTTGCCATCGGCCGTGCCATTACCCGTTCTCCCGACGTGTTCCTCTTCGATGAACCACTCTCGAATCTCGACGCGGCGCTGAGGACGCAGATGCGCGTCGAATTGAGCAGCCTGCATACGGAACTCGGCGCGACCATGGTCTACGTAACCCACGATCAGGTGGAGGCCATGACCATGGCGAGCCGGATCGTGGTGCTGAACCAGGGTGTGATCGAACAGGTAGGCTCACCGCTGGAGCTCTACCGAAATCCGGAAAATCTCTTCGTTGCGGGCTTCCTTGGGGCTCCGAGAATGAACTTCCTTGCCGTAACCGTGGACGAAGTCTCCGGTCGAGAGGTTCGGGTCTCTGCTCCAGGCATCGTCCCGCTGACGGTCGAATTGTCCGATGGAGTGGCCCTGCAGAAGGGCGCCGATCTGACGCTGGGTGTCCGGCCGGAAAACATATCGATCGTCACCGACGTCGCGCATGGTGGTGCGATCGAAGGGCAGGTGCAACTGGTTGAGCACCTCGGTCGCGAGACCATCCTCTATGTTGATGCCGGCAGCCTGCGTACCATCGCCTCGGAAAGCGGCACCGGAAATATCACCGTCCAGCTTAGCTATGTCGCGCCGTTCACATCTGGCCAGGCTGTGGCTCTGAAGCTCGACGCCAGGGAGCTCTATCTCTTCTCATCGATCGGCGGACGCACGATCAGTGCCCGCAAAACCATCATAGACAAATGA
- a CDS encoding sugar ABC transporter permease, which produces MLMIWRRQRWWLTPTLLIAPAILLFFTVILLSAVRSVWISFHEWDGFGPMNWIGFGNYIELYNDPQFYVSLKNNLIWLIMFMAAPPLGLAIALLVNQKIRGMRFLKSLFFIPLVLASVTVGIVFTWVYTPEFGLLALIFKAFGATAPAVLSDEHFVTFAIVIAALWPQVTFCMVLYLAGLNNLSEELIGAGRVDGARGWNMLWHIVLPQLTQVTFIAIAVTVVGALRSFDMISVMTAGGPFGSSSVLAYQMYEQSIFSYRFGYGAAIASVLFVIMAAFIAWYLSRIIRTEERGG; this is translated from the coding sequence ATGTTGATGATTTGGCGCCGCCAACGTTGGTGGCTCACTCCCACTTTGCTTATCGCGCCGGCGATCCTGCTCTTTTTCACGGTCATCCTGTTGTCGGCCGTGCGGAGCGTCTGGATCAGTTTTCACGAGTGGGACGGCTTCGGCCCGATGAACTGGATCGGTTTCGGGAACTACATCGAACTCTACAATGATCCGCAATTTTACGTTTCGCTGAAGAACAATCTCATCTGGCTGATCATGTTCATGGCCGCACCGCCGCTCGGGCTGGCCATAGCATTGCTGGTCAATCAGAAAATAAGGGGCATGCGCTTCCTGAAGTCGCTGTTCTTCATCCCGCTGGTGCTGGCTTCGGTCACAGTCGGGATCGTGTTCACATGGGTCTATACGCCGGAGTTCGGACTTCTTGCCCTGATCTTCAAGGCATTTGGCGCGACCGCCCCAGCCGTTCTTTCGGACGAGCATTTCGTGACGTTTGCGATCGTCATCGCAGCACTTTGGCCGCAGGTCACGTTCTGCATGGTTCTCTATCTCGCGGGGCTGAACAATCTGAGCGAGGAGCTCATAGGTGCTGGCCGCGTGGACGGGGCGAGGGGATGGAACATGCTTTGGCACATCGTCCTGCCTCAACTGACGCAGGTGACCTTCATCGCCATCGCGGTGACGGTGGTCGGCGCGCTTCGATCCTTTGACATGATCTCCGTCATGACGGCCGGCGGCCCGTTCGGATCGTCTTCCGTGCTGGCCTATCAGATGTACGAGCAATCGATCTTCTCCTATCGCTTCGGCTACGGAGCGGCGATCGCATCCGTTCTCTTCGTGATCATGGCCGCATTCATCGCCTGGTACCTGTCACGCATCATTCGCACAGAAGAGAGAGGTGGCTGA
- a CDS encoding porin: MNLKSLLISSAASLAAVSGAHAADAIVAAEPEPLQYVRICDAYGAGYFFIPGTETCLKIGGQVRTEGEWYDAYSPTNKTGTLWHTRAELSLDTATDTEYGPLKTNTVLRWDWSEGNSTSTKLLFANISLGGFTVGKADSQYNSYIGYAGDVINDDVIYDGPYELNQLTYNYDAGNGFTAVISVEDSYSSGSDASYGASWWGDDKADHYAPDVVAGAGFKSGIWGVKVVGGYDSIVEEGAVKARVDADFGAFSAFLMGGWNTDGDKLNKYAGTNLDRSACPAGRPDLCGWGDWAVWGGVGVPINDKLKWNLQLAYTDSKIFAATTNIKWNPVKNLLIEPEVSYTDWDSVNQDQWAGILRFQRSF; the protein is encoded by the coding sequence ATGAATTTGAAAAGCCTTCTGATCAGCTCTGCTGCTTCGCTCGCAGCAGTTTCCGGGGCCCATGCCGCGGACGCTATTGTCGCTGCCGAGCCGGAGCCTCTTCAGTACGTTCGCATTTGCGACGCTTATGGTGCTGGTTACTTCTTCATTCCGGGTACCGAGACTTGCTTGAAGATCGGCGGCCAAGTTCGTACCGAAGGTGAATGGTACGATGCCTACAGCCCGACGAACAAGACCGGAACGTTGTGGCACACCCGCGCCGAGCTGAGCCTCGACACCGCAACAGACACTGAATACGGCCCTCTGAAGACCAACACGGTTCTCCGTTGGGACTGGAGTGAAGGCAATTCGACGAGCACCAAGCTGCTGTTTGCCAATATCAGCCTCGGCGGATTCACTGTCGGTAAGGCAGACTCCCAGTACAACTCGTACATCGGTTACGCCGGCGACGTCATCAACGACGACGTGATCTATGACGGCCCGTATGAACTCAACCAGTTGACCTACAACTATGACGCCGGCAACGGCTTCACGGCTGTGATCTCGGTCGAAGATAGCTACTCCAGCGGCTCGGATGCATCCTATGGAGCGAGCTGGTGGGGTGACGACAAGGCGGATCACTACGCTCCTGACGTCGTTGCCGGTGCAGGGTTCAAGTCCGGCATCTGGGGTGTCAAGGTCGTCGGCGGTTACGATTCGATCGTCGAAGAAGGTGCCGTCAAGGCTCGCGTCGACGCCGACTTCGGCGCTTTCTCTGCCTTCTTGATGGGTGGCTGGAACACGGACGGCGACAAGCTGAACAAGTACGCCGGTACGAACCTGGATCGTTCCGCTTGCCCGGCAGGCCGTCCTGATCTTTGCGGCTGGGGTGACTGGGCTGTCTGGGGCGGCGTTGGCGTTCCGATCAACGACAAGCTGAAGTGGAACCTGCAGCTCGCTTACACCGACTCCAAGATCTTCGCCGCTACGACGAACATCAAGTGGAACCCGGTCAAGAACCTGCTGATCGAACCCGAAGTCTCCTACACCGATTGGGATTCGGTCAATCAGGACCAGTGGGCCGGTATCCTGCGCTTCCAGCGTAGCTTCTAA
- a CDS encoding TetR family transcriptional regulator — protein sequence MRRTKEEAAETRREILRSAEALFLDNGYENVTLDEIASAAGVTRGAVHWHFKNKQGLLFSIRDKAQQPFQELAERIAEGHPPNPLELLIDTISATFAELQQEPRKRGLLKVIMYLDMAFCDDAADSTDSFRHDMQEHFARIFHSMDADKPLPPPWSADTAASALTAVIGGLVAEWALDKGDFELVPCGQALIKMILTTWFPTH from the coding sequence ATGAGACGCACAAAGGAGGAAGCGGCTGAAACCAGACGTGAGATATTACGCTCGGCGGAGGCGCTGTTTCTCGACAACGGCTACGAAAATGTCACGCTGGACGAAATAGCCTCGGCGGCCGGTGTTACCCGCGGCGCAGTTCACTGGCATTTCAAGAACAAGCAAGGTCTCTTGTTTTCGATCCGCGACAAGGCGCAGCAGCCCTTCCAGGAACTTGCGGAGCGAATTGCCGAAGGACATCCGCCCAATCCGCTTGAGCTGCTCATAGATACGATTTCGGCGACGTTCGCAGAGCTTCAGCAGGAGCCTCGCAAACGCGGGCTACTGAAAGTCATCATGTATCTCGACATGGCATTTTGTGATGATGCGGCGGACAGCACGGACTCATTCCGGCATGATATGCAGGAGCATTTTGCGAGAATTTTCCACTCCATGGATGCCGACAAGCCGTTGCCTCCGCCGTGGTCGGCAGATACCGCCGCTTCCGCTTTGACTGCGGTCATTGGAGGATTGGTCGCCGAATGGGCTCTCGATAAAGGCGATTTTGAATTGGTTCCCTGTGGGCAAGCTCTTATCAAAATGATCCTGACCACATGGTTTCCGACGCATTAG
- the purU gene encoding formyltetrahydrofolate deformylase has translation MKNFVLTVSCKSTRGIVAAIANYLADQGCNIVDSSQFDDLDTGKFFMRVSFISEEGVKQEALVEGFKPVAEKFEMDAEIYDAQKRMKVLLMVSRFGHCLNDLLYRWKIGALPIDIVGVVSNHFDYQKVVVNHDIPFHHIKVTKDNKPQAEAQLLDLVEQTGTELIVLARYMQVLSDAMCKKMSGKIINIHHSFLPSFKGANPYKQAYERGVKLIGATAHYVTGDLDEGPIIEQDTARITHAQSAEDYVSIGRDVESQVLARAIHAHIHYRTFLNGNRTIVFPASPGSYASERMG, from the coding sequence GCAAATCGACGCGCGGGATCGTTGCGGCGATAGCGAATTATCTGGCCGACCAGGGCTGCAATATCGTCGACTCCAGCCAGTTCGACGATCTCGATACCGGCAAGTTCTTCATGCGGGTCTCCTTCATCTCCGAGGAAGGGGTCAAGCAGGAGGCGCTGGTCGAAGGTTTCAAGCCGGTCGCCGAGAAATTCGAGATGGATGCCGAGATCTATGATGCCCAGAAGCGCATGAAGGTGCTCTTGATGGTGTCGCGCTTCGGCCATTGCCTCAACGACCTGCTGTATCGCTGGAAGATCGGCGCGCTGCCGATCGACATCGTCGGCGTCGTCTCCAACCATTTCGATTACCAGAAGGTGGTCGTCAACCACGATATCCCCTTCCACCACATCAAGGTGACGAAGGACAACAAGCCGCAGGCCGAAGCGCAACTGCTGGACCTCGTCGAGCAGACCGGCACCGAACTGATCGTGCTCGCCCGCTACATGCAGGTGCTGTCGGACGCCATGTGCAAGAAGATGTCGGGCAAGATCATCAACATCCACCATTCCTTCCTGCCGAGCTTCAAGGGCGCCAACCCGTACAAGCAGGCCTATGAGCGCGGCGTCAAGCTGATCGGGGCGACGGCGCATTACGTCACCGGCGATCTCGATGAAGGTCCGATCATCGAGCAGGACACGGCCCGCATCACGCATGCGCAGTCGGCCGAGGATTATGTCTCGATCGGCCGCGATGTCGAAAGCCAGGTACTGGCGCGGGCCATCCATGCCCACATCCACTACCGCACCTTCCTCAACGGCAACCGCACCATCGTCTTCCCGGCAAGCCCCGGAAGCTATGCCTCGGAGCGGATGGGGTAG
- a CDS encoding ABC transporter substrate-binding protein — translation MVHSKQIFPSTRRNFLKGAGAISAAALAGGLSAPAIAQAQKVTVISAENNAEALAALKKIAEAFGKEAGVSVVINNMDHEAHKTAIRNYLVAGAPDICTWFSGNRMRAFVKRGLFDDISDLFEKEKYKDVLGATTGTVTVEGKQYGLPTGGTLWGMFYRKDVFDQHGLTVPTTAEEFVAYGDKCKAAGLTPIAMGTKELWPAAGWFDQMNLRINGLDKHMALMNGEMSYLDPSLKPVFDQWEGMINKEFFTANHTSFGWQEAAALLAQKKAGMMNLGAFLKSAFTAEDLPQLSYATFPVLDPKVGHFEEFSVNSIHIPANAKNKQGAREFLAYFYKPENLAAYLEPGGNVPPRNDLPPSKDPLVNVAVETLKKLQGASQYYDRDSDPDMAQAGLVGFQEFMAKPDRRDSILQRLEGTRKRIYKL, via the coding sequence ATGGTGCATTCAAAACAAATCTTTCCGTCCACCCGCCGCAATTTCCTGAAGGGCGCAGGCGCAATATCAGCGGCCGCTTTGGCGGGCGGCCTGTCGGCACCCGCTATTGCCCAGGCGCAGAAGGTCACGGTGATCTCGGCGGAGAACAATGCGGAGGCGCTTGCAGCGCTGAAGAAAATCGCCGAGGCTTTCGGAAAGGAAGCCGGGGTCAGCGTCGTCATCAACAACATGGATCACGAGGCCCACAAGACGGCCATTCGCAACTACCTTGTTGCCGGTGCGCCTGACATTTGCACGTGGTTTTCGGGCAATCGCATGCGTGCTTTCGTAAAACGCGGCCTGTTCGATGATATTTCCGATCTGTTCGAGAAGGAAAAATACAAGGATGTGCTCGGCGCAACGACGGGAACGGTTACGGTCGAAGGCAAGCAATATGGCCTGCCGACCGGCGGCACCCTTTGGGGGATGTTCTACCGTAAGGATGTCTTCGATCAGCATGGCCTGACTGTGCCGACGACGGCCGAGGAATTTGTGGCTTACGGCGACAAGTGCAAGGCCGCCGGTCTCACGCCGATCGCCATGGGAACCAAGGAGCTTTGGCCGGCTGCCGGCTGGTTCGATCAAATGAACCTGCGCATCAATGGCCTCGACAAGCACATGGCGCTGATGAACGGCGAGATGAGCTATCTCGACCCATCCCTGAAGCCGGTTTTCGATCAATGGGAAGGGATGATCAACAAGGAGTTCTTCACCGCCAATCACACGTCATTCGGCTGGCAGGAGGCCGCAGCGCTGCTTGCCCAGAAAAAGGCCGGCATGATGAATCTCGGCGCCTTTTTGAAGTCTGCCTTCACCGCCGAGGATTTGCCGCAACTGTCCTATGCCACTTTCCCGGTTCTGGACCCGAAGGTCGGTCACTTCGAAGAATTCTCGGTCAATTCGATCCATATTCCCGCAAACGCGAAGAACAAGCAGGGCGCTCGCGAATTCCTTGCCTATTTCTATAAACCGGAAAATCTCGCGGCCTATCTGGAGCCCGGCGGAAACGTACCACCGCGCAACGATCTTCCGCCCAGCAAGGACCCGCTCGTCAACGTGGCAGTCGAGACCTTGAAGAAGCTGCAGGGAGCTTCTCAGTATTACGATCGCGACAGCGACCCCGATATGGCCCAGGCCGGCCTTGTCGGCTTCCAGGAATTCATGGCGAAGCCTGATCGGCGCGACTCCATTCTTCAGCGCCTCGAAGGGACCCGCAAGCGCATCTACAAACTCTAG
- the folD gene encoding bifunctional methylenetetrahydrofolate dehydrogenase/methenyltetrahydrofolate cyclohydrolase FolD, with amino-acid sequence MADIIDGKQVAASVIDAVKTATAALEKETGVKTGLAVVIVGDDPASHTYVGAKGRMAKECGFTSIQHTLPAETTQDELAKLVQSLNEDAGIHGILVQLPLPKHLNAEAIIQSIRPDKDVDGLHVVNAGKLATGDLATGLISCTPAGAMLLVRRIHGEDLSGLNAVVIGRSNLFGKPMAQLLLNANATVTTAHSRTKDLPAVARSADILVAAVGRPEMVKADWVKPGATVIDVGINRIAAPERGEGKSRLVGDVAFAEAAEVAAAITPVPGGVGPMTIAMLMANTVIAAHRAAGKPAPRF; translated from the coding sequence ATGGCTGACATCATCGACGGCAAGCAGGTGGCTGCTTCGGTAATTGATGCGGTGAAGACGGCGACCGCAGCACTGGAAAAAGAGACGGGTGTGAAGACCGGCCTTGCCGTCGTCATCGTCGGTGATGATCCGGCCAGTCACACCTATGTCGGCGCCAAGGGCCGCATGGCCAAGGAATGCGGCTTTACCTCCATCCAGCATACGCTGCCGGCCGAGACGACGCAGGACGAGCTGGCAAAGCTTGTCCAGTCCCTCAACGAGGATGCCGGCATTCACGGCATCCTGGTGCAACTGCCGCTGCCGAAACATCTGAATGCCGAAGCGATCATCCAGTCGATCCGGCCGGACAAGGATGTCGATGGCCTGCATGTGGTCAATGCCGGCAAGCTGGCGACCGGCGATCTTGCCACCGGGCTGATCTCCTGCACGCCGGCCGGCGCCATGCTGCTGGTGCGCCGCATCCATGGCGAGGACCTGTCGGGATTGAATGCCGTCGTCATCGGCCGCTCGAACCTCTTCGGCAAGCCGATGGCGCAATTGCTGCTCAATGCCAATGCGACGGTGACGACGGCCCATTCCCGCACCAAGGACCTGCCGGCGGTTGCCCGCAGTGCCGATATTCTGGTGGCGGCGGTCGGCCGGCCGGAAATGGTCAAGGCGGATTGGGTAAAGCCGGGTGCGACGGTGATTGATGTCGGCATCAACCGCATCGCCGCACCGGAACGCGGCGAGGGCAAGAGCCGGCTGGTCGGCGATGTCGCCTTTGCCGAGGCGGCGGAAGTGGCGGCTGCCATCACTCCGGTTCCGGGCGGCGTCGGGCCGATGACCATCGCCATGCTGATGGCCAATACGGTGATTGCCGCCCATCGTGCTGCCGGCAAGCCGGCGCCGCGGTTCTGA